The genomic region AGGTCTCGACACGCAATTTCATAGGCGCATCATCGCCGATGACGCGCCTCGGCGTGCCCACCGGGTCACGTCCGGCGCTGCTACCGTTGCCAGGATGCGGCAGTATCTGGATCTCCTCGACACCGTCCTGCACAAGGGCGTGCGCAAGGGCGACCGGACCGGCACCGGCACCCTGAGCGTGTTCGGGCATCAGATGCGCTTCGACCTCGCCGACGGCTTTCCGGTGGTCACCACCAAGAAGCTGCACCTGAAATCGGTGGTCGGCGAGCTGATCTGGTTCCTGCGGGGCTCCACCAACGTCAGGTGGCTGCAGCAGCAGGGAATCAGCATCTGGGACGAGTGGGCCGACCCCGACGGCGAGCTGGGCCCCGTCTACGGGTATCAGTGGCGCTCCTGGCCGGCTCCGGACGGCCGCCGGATCGACCAGATCGCCAACCTGGTCGACTCGATCCGGACCAATCCCGACTCCCGGCGCCACATCGTCAGCGCCTGGAACGTCGCCGAGGTGGAGCAGATGGCCTTGCCGCCATGCCACACGATGTTCCAGTTCTACGTCGCCGAGGGCCGGTTGTCCTGCCAGCTCTACCAGCGCTCGGCCGACGTCTTTCTCGGCGTGCCGTTCAACATCGCCTCCTACGCCCTGCTGACCCACCTGATCGCCCAGGTCACCGACCTGCAGCCGGGCGAGTTCGTACACACCCTGGGCGATGCCCACCTCTATCTCAACCACGTCGAGCAGGCCGAACTGCAGTTGAGCCGCGAGCCGCGGCCGTTGCCCACCCTGCGACTGAACCCGGCGCGCCGGCAGCTCGACGAGTTCGAGATCGCCGACGTCGCGCTGGAGGGCTATGACCCGCACCCGTCGATCAAGGCGCCGATCG from Jatrophihabitans sp. harbors:
- a CDS encoding thymidylate synthase, translated to MRQYLDLLDTVLHKGVRKGDRTGTGTLSVFGHQMRFDLADGFPVVTTKKLHLKSVVGELIWFLRGSTNVRWLQQQGISIWDEWADPDGELGPVYGYQWRSWPAPDGRRIDQIANLVDSIRTNPDSRRHIVSAWNVAEVEQMALPPCHTMFQFYVAEGRLSCQLYQRSADVFLGVPFNIASYALLTHLIAQVTDLQPGEFVHTLGDAHLYLNHVEQAELQLSREPRPLPTLRLNPARRQLDEFEIADVALEGYDPHPSIKAPIAV